A genomic stretch from Selenomonas sp. AB3002 includes:
- a CDS encoding NAD-dependent epimerase/dehydratase family protein, with the protein MKVLVTGGAGFIGSHVVRALLAEGHEVTVLDNLFTGSLDHIPLSEVHSWVMDIRGTRARREIEFSRFDAIVHLAGQTMVDMSLKDPYYDADENLMGTVNILEAARKSGVGRIVMASTAAVYGDVAQSRLPLVEETPLLPLSFYGFTKMAVEHYLSLYYRNYGLPYVVLRFANVYGERQGDKGEGGVISIFAKRIAKGQGITIFGDGEQTRDFIYAGDVAGGILAALKTENVNTEYNLATQTETSLNQLIHLFAEVAGRDIEPEYADARKGDIRRSMLANGKAKAGLGWEPKVSLKEGLANTYEYFARK; encoded by the coding sequence ATGAAGGTTTTGGTAACCGGCGGGGCCGGATTTATTGGTTCTCATGTAGTCAGGGCCCTTTTGGCTGAGGGGCATGAGGTGACAGTGCTGGATAACCTTTTCACCGGTTCGTTGGATCATATACCCTTGAGCGAGGTGCACAGCTGGGTCATGGACATCCGGGGGACGCGGGCCAGGCGGGAGATTGAGTTCAGCCGCTTCGATGCCATCGTGCATCTGGCTGGCCAGACCATGGTGGATATGTCCTTGAAAGACCCCTACTATGATGCAGATGAGAATCTTATGGGGACGGTGAATATACTGGAAGCAGCCCGCAAGAGCGGCGTGGGCCGGATAGTGATGGCATCCACGGCGGCAGTCTACGGGGATGTGGCCCAGAGCCGCCTGCCTTTGGTGGAAGAAACGCCTCTGCTGCCCCTGTCTTTCTACGGTTTCACCAAGATGGCAGTGGAGCATTACCTTTCCCTCTATTACAGGAACTACGGCCTTCCCTATGTGGTCCTGCGCTTTGCCAATGTGTACGGCGAGCGTCAGGGAGACAAGGGCGAGGGAGGCGTCATCAGCATCTTTGCCAAGCGCATTGCCAAGGGGCAGGGCATCACCATCTTCGGAGATGGGGAGCAGACCCGGGACTTCATCTATGCCGGGGATGTGGCTGGCGGCATATTGGCAGCCCTGAAAACCGAGAATGTGAATACGGAGTATAATCTGGCCACCCAGACGGAGACTTCTCTCAATCAGCTGATACACCTCTTTGCCGAGGTGGCGGGCAGGGATATTGAGCCTGAGTATGCGGACGCACGCAAGGGGGATATCCGCCGCTCCATGCTGGCCAATGGGAAGGCCAAAGCGGGGTTGGGCTGGGAGCCAAAGGTGAGCCTGAAGGAAGGGCTGGCCAACACTTATGAGTATTTTGCCAGGAAATGA
- a CDS encoding SpoIVB peptidase S55 domain-containing protein, with translation MYKSLKKCMGLKKSVSALLAAMLISLPGASSLAMESIMPYSEVWGGETGTAYTVVDGSGEIQPFQVDLIGKMDGGKGGSRSIMARASGALIEQTGGVLQGMSGSPIYVEGRLVGALAAGIKDMAPYTFFITPIEDMLPLWSLPDNKNKGRLATFDLKKYQEDKAKKAEEEAKKDAKAEGESAAEEKQDAPETENAAAEADEAGKAPAAAEAASEEKPEAEAAEPAPEETAGAEKSEAGEPVAEMEKEPKSTLFFSGFNTSGLDYLKKKLDPKGELSFVPMGIEAGQGFLATRYNAELQPGSPVGVAVVCGDFSVGATGTVTAVEGKKVLAFGHSFLHKGNVNYFMTDASVVGTISGPAAGMKIANMGSIIGRVNQDRETGVAGILGEFPSVVPMKIRVEDKTLGRQDNYGVRIAYDEDYLPQLTAGVAYAAVAKTSDTTAGATAKIDFTIRTDALPGGKVTRSNMFYGAEDVGQNAVGELAQAMNLICNNKDKESDIVDVQADISLEEGRHTASLVSATPEKMTAAPGETVNFKTTIKPYRGEKQTLTIPYTVPKLQQEGTLHLDVRGGGFIPVTAAMLLQQVGLETADEEGKNQKVADRLQNLMDTPRNNEIIIAPGAGQPPTSEKEQRRMIREAAKAAKAQAEEDQKNHKVEFLKDKKKDNQTRFETEYIIDNVIHATLKVERP, from the coding sequence ATGTATAAATCTTTGAAGAAATGTATGGGGCTGAAAAAGTCCGTTTCAGCATTGCTGGCGGCCATGCTGATTTCCCTGCCGGGGGCATCTTCCCTGGCTATGGAATCCATCATGCCCTACAGCGAGGTCTGGGGCGGGGAGACCGGCACGGCTTACACTGTGGTGGACGGCTCCGGAGAGATCCAGCCTTTTCAGGTGGATCTGATCGGCAAGATGGACGGGGGCAAGGGAGGCAGCCGTTCCATCATGGCCCGGGCTTCCGGGGCGCTCATTGAGCAGACTGGCGGCGTGCTGCAGGGCATGAGCGGCAGCCCCATCTATGTGGAGGGACGCCTGGTGGGTGCCCTGGCGGCAGGCATCAAGGACATGGCCCCCTATACCTTCTTCATCACCCCCATCGAGGATATGCTGCCCCTCTGGAGTCTGCCTGACAACAAGAACAAGGGCAGGCTCGCGACCTTCGACCTGAAGAAGTATCAGGAGGACAAGGCCAAGAAGGCAGAGGAAGAAGCAAAGAAAGATGCCAAGGCTGAGGGAGAAAGTGCTGCAGAAGAGAAGCAGGACGCCCCTGAGACGGAAAATGCCGCAGCTGAGGCTGATGAGGCGGGCAAGGCTCCTGCAGCGGCAGAGGCTGCCAGTGAGGAAAAGCCTGAGGCTGAGGCAGCTGAACCTGCCCCCGAAGAAACTGCCGGGGCTGAAAAGTCCGAAGCTGGTGAACCTGTCGCAGAAATGGAGAAGGAGCCAAAGAGCACTCTGTTTTTCTCCGGCTTCAATACCAGCGGCCTTGATTACCTGAAGAAGAAGCTCGATCCCAAAGGGGAGCTTTCCTTCGTGCCCATGGGCATCGAGGCGGGGCAGGGCTTCCTTGCCACCCGTTACAATGCGGAGCTGCAGCCCGGCAGCCCCGTGGGAGTGGCGGTGGTCTGCGGTGATTTCTCCGTGGGTGCCACAGGTACAGTCACGGCCGTGGAAGGCAAGAAGGTGCTGGCTTTCGGCCATTCCTTCCTGCACAAGGGCAATGTGAACTATTTCATGACAGATGCCAGCGTGGTGGGCACCATCAGCGGGCCGGCTGCAGGCATGAAGATTGCCAATATGGGGTCCATCATCGGTCGGGTGAATCAGGACCGCGAGACCGGTGTGGCCGGCATCTTGGGAGAGTTCCCCTCGGTGGTGCCCATGAAGATAAGGGTGGAGGACAAGACCCTGGGCCGCCAGGACAACTACGGGGTGCGCATTGCCTATGACGAGGACTACCTGCCCCAGCTGACGGCAGGGGTGGCCTATGCTGCTGTGGCCAAGACAAGTGACACCACCGCAGGCGCCACGGCCAAGATTGACTTCACTATCCGCACGGACGCCCTGCCCGGGGGCAAGGTCACCCGCAGCAATATGTTCTACGGGGCCGAGGATGTGGGCCAGAATGCTGTGGGGGAGCTGGCGCAGGCCATGAACCTCATCTGCAATAATAAGGATAAGGAAAGCGATATCGTAGATGTGCAGGCAGATATTTCCCTGGAGGAAGGCCGCCATACTGCCAGCCTGGTATCTGCAACGCCGGAGAAGATGACGGCGGCTCCCGGTGAGACGGTGAATTTCAAGACCACCATCAAGCCCTATCGCGGCGAGAAACAGACCCTCACCATTCCCTACACGGTGCCGAAGCTCCAGCAGGAGGGTACACTGCACCTGGATGTGCGGGGAGGCGGCTTCATCCCCGTCACCGCCGCCATGCTGCTGCAGCAGGTGGGCCTTGAGACAGCTGATGAGGAAGGCAAGAACCAGAAGGTGGCAGACAGGCTCCAGAATCTCATGGACACCCCCAGGAACAACGAAATCATCATCGCTCCCGGGGCAGGCCAGCCGCCCACTTCGGAAAAGGAGCAGCGCCGCATGATCCGCGAGGCCGCCAAGGCCGCCAAGGCTCAGGCCGAGGAGGATCAGAAGAATCACAAGGTGGAGTTCCTGAAGGACAAGAAAAAGGACAATCAGACCCGTTTTGAGACAGAGTATATTATAGATAATGTCATCCATGCCACCCTCAAGGTTGAAAGGCCTTAA